In one Cyclopterus lumpus isolate fCycLum1 chromosome 24, fCycLum1.pri, whole genome shotgun sequence genomic region, the following are encoded:
- the lratd1 gene encoding protein LRATD1 encodes MGNQLDRITHLNYSELPTGDPSGLEKDELRVGVAYFFSDEEEEVDDRTPSDCGFTKDHSPAEEGPFSVSEVEYSAFCSQECIFSKLRENEDLNVYSAKTLLTMCKPGDLLELVATAQAPHWAIYEQDDQVIHLHKGEIRKDSLLEISNGRHGRIVNNRYRYRPLPPDLVMQNAVGHLGLSSEEICWTNAESFAAWCRFGKREFKAGGEVHSAEQQYFLKVHLSGSGVHTLVFRSLEDMIRERRRVDASGILKELSLVNGGKE; translated from the coding sequence ATGGGAAATCAACTGGATCGGATCACCCACCTCAACTACAGCGAGCTGCCCACGGGGGATCCGTCCGGGCTGGAGAAGGACGAGCTTCGGGTTGGCGTCGCCTACTTCTTCtctgacgaagaggaggaggtggacgaCCGCACTCCGTCCGACTGCGGCTTCACCAAGGACCACAGCCCGGCCGAGGAGGGACCCTTCTCGGTCAGCGAGGTGGAGTACTCAGCCTTCTGCTCCCAGGAATGCATCTTCTCCAAGCTGCGGGAGAACGAGGACTTGAATGTGTACTCGGCCAAAACTTTGCTCACTATGTGCAAACCGGGGGACCTGCTGGAGCTGGTGGCCACAGCGCAAGCCCCCCACTGGGCCATCTACGAGCAGGACGACCAGGTCATTCATCTGCACAAGGGCGAGATCCGCAAGGACAGCCTGCTTGAGATCAGCAACGGCCGCCATGGGAGGATAGTCAACAATCGGTACCGGTACCGACCGCTTCCTCCTGACCTAGTGATGCAGAACGCAGTGGGACACCTGGGCCTGAGCAGCGAGGAGATATGCTGGACCAACGCGGAAAGTTTCGCCGCTTGGTGCCGCTTTGGGAAACGGGAGTTCAAGGCTGGGGGAGAGGTGCACTCGGCGGAGCAGCAGTATTTCCTCAAAGTGCATCTGTCCGGCAGCGGGGTGCACACGCTGGTCTTCCGCAGCTTGGAGGACATGATCCGGGAGAGGAGGCGAGTGGACGCCAGTGGAATTCTGAAAGAGCTGTCTTTGGTTAACGGGGGCAAGGAGTGA